A stretch of Crossiella cryophila DNA encodes these proteins:
- a CDS encoding ArsR/SmtB family transcription factor, protein MPAPFEVLAEPTRRRILDLLLERPRLVGELTEQLGLTQPGTSKHLRVLREAGLVNVRPEAQRRWYELRPEPLAEIDAWIAPYRKLWTERLNVLEQHLDTMPEGHTPKPRKETP, encoded by the coding sequence GTGCCAGCCCCATTCGAAGTACTCGCCGAACCCACCCGCCGCCGCATCCTGGACCTGCTCCTGGAACGCCCCCGCCTGGTCGGAGAGCTGACCGAGCAGCTCGGCCTCACCCAGCCCGGCACGTCCAAGCACCTGCGCGTGCTGCGCGAGGCCGGCCTGGTCAACGTCCGCCCGGAAGCCCAGCGCCGCTGGTACGAGCTGCGCCCGGAGCCCCTGGCCGAGATCGACGCCTGGATCGCGCCCTACCGCAAGCTCTGGACCGAACGCCTCAACGTCCTGGAACAGCACCTCGACACCATGCCCGAGGGCCACACCCCCAAGCCCCGCAAGGAAACCCCATGA
- a CDS encoding GNAT family N-acetyltransferase — MTDLVIRSIEPGEERLFASLPDPALVGRARFGQDYLTMAATGAYRPEWTWVALREDVVVARAAWWGGPKDSKPITLDWFDFIDGAAATELLNTSPLRAEYELRLPPGWRADPAARAAGESRIAAAEAAGYRVLVERFRYLWTPECGVPDRPGRLVFRPAPDEESVLQAFRLIHQGSLDAHVRLRVEEDGLEAAAQEELDYLKWLPSPRSAWLLAYTPAGELVGITVPGHTPSDPVVGYIGVVPEQRGHGYAFDLLVEATQVHAEAGVDRIAAATDQTNTPMAATFARAGYPVQMERVDLV, encoded by the coding sequence ATGACCGATCTGGTCATTCGTTCGATCGAGCCCGGCGAGGAGCGGCTGTTCGCCTCGCTCCCGGATCCCGCCCTGGTGGGCAGGGCGCGGTTCGGACAGGACTACCTCACCATGGCCGCTACCGGCGCTTATCGTCCGGAGTGGACCTGGGTGGCGCTGCGCGAGGACGTGGTCGTGGCGCGCGCTGCCTGGTGGGGTGGTCCGAAGGACAGTAAGCCGATCACGCTCGACTGGTTCGACTTCATCGATGGCGCGGCCGCGACGGAGTTGCTGAACACCTCTCCCCTGCGGGCCGAGTACGAGCTGCGGTTGCCGCCGGGCTGGCGGGCCGATCCGGCGGCGCGGGCCGCTGGTGAGAGCCGGATCGCCGCGGCGGAGGCAGCCGGGTACCGGGTGCTGGTGGAACGGTTCCGGTACCTGTGGACGCCGGAGTGCGGGGTGCCCGATCGGCCGGGGCGGTTGGTGTTCCGGCCTGCTCCGGATGAGGAATCGGTGCTGCAGGCGTTCCGGTTGATCCACCAGGGCAGCCTGGACGCGCATGTGCGGTTGCGGGTCGAGGAGGACGGCCTGGAGGCGGCGGCGCAGGAGGAGCTGGACTACCTCAAGTGGCTGCCGAGTCCGCGCAGCGCCTGGTTGCTGGCGTACACGCCTGCGGGTGAGCTGGTGGGGATCACGGTGCCCGGTCATACCCCGTCGGACCCGGTTGTCGGGTATATCGGGGTGGTTCCGGAACAACGCGGGCATGGTTATGCGTTTGACCTGTTGGTCGAGGCGACGCAGGTGCATGCCGAGGCCGGGGTGGACCGCATCGCGGCCGCCACCGATCAGACGAACACGCCGATGGCGGCGACGTTCGCCCGTGCCGGGTATCCGGTGCAGATGGAGCGCGTCGACCTGGTGTGA
- a CDS encoding enoyl-CoA hydratase/isomerase family protein, with the protein MQLLRLDRGSAGLAVLTVDAPPLNLYTAQLQEELVEAISRVEADPPRALLIRAEGKVVSGGVDVSLFAAQADAVAAKALFDEMLAVPERIAALPFPTVFAAHALCLTWAVEVALACDLLLASEKAGFGLVENVIGLTPTMGGTQRLAARAGVARAKEFVFTGDRYPAETLREWGVVNRVLPVEGFAEAAVALAARLASGPTLAHAATKRVLAHFERGGVAEANREVTGIAAALWDTEDLRGGVRSFLSEGPGKATFVGR; encoded by the coding sequence GTGCAGTTGCTTCGCCTTGACCGGGGTTCGGCCGGGTTGGCCGTGCTGACCGTGGACGCGCCGCCGTTGAACCTCTACACCGCTCAGTTGCAGGAGGAGCTGGTCGAGGCGATCTCCCGGGTGGAGGCGGATCCGCCGAGGGCGTTGCTGATCCGGGCGGAGGGCAAGGTGGTCAGTGGCGGGGTGGATGTGTCGTTGTTCGCCGCGCAGGCCGATGCGGTGGCGGCGAAGGCGTTGTTCGACGAGATGCTGGCGGTGCCGGAGCGGATCGCGGCGTTGCCGTTCCCGACGGTGTTCGCCGCGCACGCGTTGTGCCTGACCTGGGCGGTGGAGGTGGCGCTGGCCTGTGATCTGTTGCTGGCCAGTGAGAAGGCCGGTTTCGGGCTGGTGGAGAACGTGATCGGGTTGACCCCGACGATGGGTGGCACGCAGCGGTTGGCGGCGCGGGCCGGGGTGGCGCGGGCGAAGGAGTTCGTGTTCACCGGGGATCGGTATCCGGCGGAGACGTTGCGGGAGTGGGGTGTGGTGAACCGGGTGCTGCCGGTTGAGGGGTTCGCCGAGGCGGCGGTGGCGTTGGCGGCGCGGTTGGCGAGTGGTCCGACGCTGGCGCACGCGGCGACCAAGCGGGTGCTGGCGCATTTCGAGCGTGGTGGGGTGGCGGAGGCGAACCGGGAGGTGACCGGGATCGCGGCGGCGTTGTGGGACACCGAGGATCTGCGGGGCGGGGTGCGATCGTTCTTGAGCGAAGGGCCGGGGAAGGCCACGTTCGTGGGTCGGTGA
- a CDS encoding SRPBCC family protein, with amino-acid sequence MADKVTGARTEVELTVEVAPEKLWEIITDVARIGEFSPECTGGAWLDSDSPGPRVGARFAGHNEYGDGFSSDVLCVVTESEPGRVFGWVVLDDAEDPALPGTTWRYELSGAAFGRTVVRQTFLHGPGDTGLREMVAGLSPVVAAAGVRERLGQIREHMTETITAMAERG; translated from the coding sequence GTGGCTGACAAGGTGACCGGCGCGCGGACCGAGGTCGAGCTGACCGTCGAGGTCGCGCCGGAGAAGCTGTGGGAGATCATCACCGACGTCGCCAGGATCGGCGAGTTCAGTCCGGAGTGCACCGGCGGGGCCTGGCTTGACTCCGACTCCCCCGGCCCTCGGGTCGGTGCCCGGTTCGCCGGTCACAACGAGTACGGGGACGGCTTCTCCTCCGACGTGCTGTGCGTGGTGACCGAGTCCGAGCCGGGCCGGGTCTTCGGCTGGGTGGTCCTCGACGACGCGGAGGATCCGGCGCTACCCGGCACGACCTGGCGTTATGAGCTGTCCGGCGCCGCGTTCGGGCGGACGGTGGTGCGGCAGACCTTCCTGCACGGTCCCGGGGACACCGGGTTGCGGGAGATGGTCGCCGGGTTGTCACCGGTGGTGGCCGCGGCCGGGGTGCGGGAGCGGCTGGGGCAGATCCGGGAGCACATGACCGAGACGATCACCGCGATGGCCGAGCGGGGTTGA
- a CDS encoding DUF7660 family protein, with amino-acid sequence MATPKNVHDCDLVETAADFVAYLALLAEDIEPQEQARHAAIAAGTYVAYLDDDPNDGWKNPTVSSFLDAWASWLATRSQLDPRWERHDTVAPSWRALAQQLSAARTYE; translated from the coding sequence GTGGCCACCCCGAAGAACGTGCACGACTGCGACCTGGTTGAGACCGCCGCTGACTTCGTCGCCTACCTGGCGTTGCTCGCCGAGGACATCGAACCGCAGGAACAGGCCCGGCACGCGGCGATCGCGGCCGGTACCTACGTCGCCTACCTCGACGATGATCCCAACGACGGGTGGAAGAACCCCACCGTCAGCAGCTTCCTGGACGCGTGGGCGAGTTGGCTGGCGACGCGGTCGCAGCTGGATCCGCGCTGGGAGCGCCACGACACGGTGGCGCCGAGCTGGCGGGCGCTGGCCCAGCAGCTGTCCGCGGCCAGGACCTACGAGTGA
- a CDS encoding serine hydrolase domain-containing protein, protein MIIRLAAATTTALLLATTPAAATPPRHPRVQQAVDNLTRKHDLPGAQLRLNGTHVFTSGKGDLGTGAPIPRDSTARIGSITKTFVATVVLQLAAEGRLTLEDTVGQHLPGLINRNGNDGNRITVRQLLQHTSGLPEHVGELEGRGYEKVRYGHFTAQDLLDIALNHQPDFAPGTQWRYSNTGYVVAGLLIEKLTGHRWGEEVTRRIIKPLGLRDTSVPTEDDLGLPGPHARGYQILEDGRRADFTRLNTTAFHAAGAMISTSADLTRFFDTLVNGDLLPPAQHADLTRTVPSGDGWGYGLGINARDLPCGVRWWGHAGSVFGWFTYSAVTTTGRKASIIVNQAYLTDAQSNGVGEAINAAFCP, encoded by the coding sequence ATGATCATCCGCCTCGCCGCGGCCACCACCACCGCCCTGCTGCTGGCCACCACCCCGGCAGCAGCCACCCCACCGCGACACCCACGCGTGCAACAAGCGGTGGACAACCTGACCAGGAAACACGACCTCCCCGGCGCCCAGCTCCGGCTCAACGGCACCCACGTCTTCACCAGCGGCAAGGGCGACCTCGGCACCGGCGCACCCATCCCGCGCGACAGCACCGCCCGCATCGGCAGCATCACCAAGACCTTCGTCGCCACCGTCGTACTGCAACTCGCCGCCGAAGGCCGCCTCACCCTCGAGGACACCGTCGGCCAACACCTGCCCGGCCTGATCAACCGCAACGGCAACGACGGCAACCGCATCACCGTCCGCCAGCTCCTCCAGCACACCAGCGGCCTGCCCGAACACGTCGGCGAACTCGAAGGCCGCGGCTACGAGAAGGTCCGCTACGGCCACTTCACCGCCCAGGACCTGCTCGACATCGCCCTCAACCACCAGCCCGACTTCGCCCCCGGCACCCAATGGCGCTACAGCAACACCGGCTACGTCGTGGCCGGCCTGCTCATCGAGAAACTCACCGGCCACCGCTGGGGCGAGGAAGTCACCCGCCGCATCATCAAACCCCTCGGCCTGCGCGACACCAGCGTCCCCACCGAGGACGACCTCGGCCTGCCCGGCCCACACGCCCGCGGCTACCAGATCCTCGAAGACGGCCGCCGCGCCGACTTCACCCGCCTCAACACCACCGCCTTCCACGCCGCCGGCGCCATGATCTCCACCAGCGCCGACCTCACCCGCTTCTTCGACACCCTGGTCAACGGCGACCTCCTGCCCCCGGCCCAGCACGCCGACCTCACCCGCACCGTGCCCTCCGGCGACGGCTGGGGCTACGGCCTGGGCATCAACGCCCGCGACCTGCCCTGCGGCGTGCGCTGGTGGGGACACGCGGGCAGCGTCTTCGGCTGGTTCACCTACAGCGCCGTCACCACCACCGGCCGCAAAGCCTCCATCATCGTCAACCAGGCCTACCTCACCGACGCCCAGTCCAACGGCGTCGGCGAGGCCATCAACGCCGCCTTCTGCCCCTGA
- a CDS encoding DUF6192 family protein codes for MAARWPASQRRDGVSYAVHRILATVQVDRDRFAMIKRAGARTHRRAPLDH; via the coding sequence GTGGCCGCGCGGTGGCCGGCCTCCCAGCGCCGCGACGGGGTTTCCTATGCGGTGCACCGGATCCTGGCCACGGTCCAGGTGGACCGAGACCGCTTCGCCATGATCAAGCGCGCCGGTGCACGAACACACCGGCGCGCGCCGCTGGACCACTGA
- a CDS encoding MOSC domain-containing protein, giving the protein MARVLELNYFPIKGCAGISVPDALVNPAGLALDRSFMVVSPEGVFRSQRRDPRLALVCPQVLGGGEVLRLSAEGFESVDVEVDAVGPRRPVEMFGDPYRAIDQGEAAAAWLSAVVGDPCRLVRVPPEHDRATDGLTPGTSGFADSSAVHLLSVDSLAGLNERMVAAGAVALPMSRFRANIVVEGWDGPHVEDELRRLRIGDVELGYTKLAIRCAVTTVDQESGVKQGPEPLRSLAKYRRAAQGGVAFGVKFAVLRSGKLSVGDELSVLEWGASEL; this is encoded by the coding sequence GTGGCGAGGGTGTTGGAGCTGAACTACTTCCCGATCAAGGGGTGCGCTGGCATCTCGGTGCCGGATGCGCTGGTGAACCCGGCTGGGCTGGCGTTGGACCGCAGTTTCATGGTGGTCAGCCCGGAGGGGGTGTTCCGGTCGCAGCGGCGGGATCCGCGGCTGGCGCTGGTGTGCCCGCAGGTGCTGGGTGGCGGCGAGGTGCTGCGATTGTCGGCCGAGGGGTTCGAGTCGGTGGACGTCGAGGTCGACGCGGTGGGTCCGCGGCGACCGGTGGAGATGTTCGGCGATCCGTATCGGGCGATCGATCAGGGCGAGGCCGCGGCGGCGTGGTTGTCGGCGGTGGTGGGTGATCCGTGCCGGTTGGTGCGGGTGCCGCCGGAGCATGACCGGGCCACCGACGGGTTGACGCCGGGGACCTCGGGTTTCGCCGACAGCAGTGCGGTGCACCTGTTGTCGGTGGATTCGCTGGCCGGGTTGAACGAGCGGATGGTGGCCGCGGGGGCGGTGGCGCTGCCGATGTCGCGGTTCCGGGCCAACATCGTGGTCGAGGGGTGGGACGGACCGCACGTGGAGGACGAGCTGCGGCGGTTGCGGATCGGGGATGTGGAGCTGGGGTACACCAAGCTGGCCATCCGGTGTGCGGTGACCACGGTGGATCAGGAGTCCGGGGTGAAGCAGGGACCGGAGCCGTTGCGGTCGCTGGCGAAGTACCGGCGGGCGGCGCAGGGCGGGGTGGCCTTCGGGGTGAAGTTCGCGGTGCTGCGGTCCGGGAAGCTCTCGGTGGGCGATGAGCTGTCGGTGCTGGAGTGGGGCGCCTCGGAGCTGTGA
- a CDS encoding AraC family transcriptional regulator, with the protein MDLTSPPAPPADPLGAALHHLRMDGAWYFRSELTEPWRLDLPPMGDCLWFHVVTAGRYWLSVPGQAPRQVSPGELVLVPHGQGHELWSEPGLPAPPVIQDIPHEYVSERYAILRHGGGGKSTSLVCGAVRFDHPTGYGLMARLPRLMAVADPALDATLRLLAAEARELRPGGETVITRLADVLVIQAIRSWLGTDPAARAGWLGALRDPQVGRAVALVHREPARAWTVASLAAAVAMSRSAFAARFTELVGEPVMQYVTRWRMHVAVGRLRSGEVPVAVVARELGYLSEAAFSRAFKRIAGVSPGSVRRAGPLAGLLG; encoded by the coding sequence GTGGACCTCACCTCTCCCCCGGCGCCGCCGGCCGATCCGCTGGGCGCGGCCCTGCACCACCTGCGGATGGACGGGGCCTGGTACTTCCGGTCCGAGCTGACCGAGCCGTGGCGGCTGGACCTGCCGCCGATGGGTGACTGCCTGTGGTTCCACGTCGTCACCGCGGGCCGCTACTGGCTCTCCGTACCCGGCCAGGCCCCGCGCCAGGTCTCCCCCGGCGAGCTGGTCCTGGTGCCGCACGGGCAAGGACATGAGCTGTGGAGTGAGCCGGGGCTGCCCGCTCCCCCGGTGATCCAGGACATCCCGCACGAGTACGTCAGCGAGCGGTACGCGATCCTGCGGCACGGTGGTGGTGGCAAGTCGACGAGCCTGGTGTGCGGGGCGGTGCGTTTCGACCACCCGACCGGATATGGGCTGATGGCGCGGCTCCCCCGGCTGATGGCGGTGGCCGACCCGGCCCTGGACGCCACGCTGCGACTGCTGGCGGCCGAGGCGCGGGAGCTGCGGCCCGGTGGCGAGACGGTGATCACCCGGCTGGCCGATGTGCTGGTGATCCAGGCGATCCGGAGCTGGCTGGGCACGGATCCGGCGGCGCGGGCGGGGTGGCTGGGGGCGTTGCGGGATCCGCAGGTGGGGCGGGCGGTGGCGCTGGTGCACCGGGAGCCCGCACGGGCGTGGACGGTGGCGAGTCTGGCCGCGGCGGTGGCGATGTCGCGGTCGGCGTTCGCGGCGCGGTTCACCGAGCTGGTGGGTGAGCCGGTGATGCAGTACGTGACGCGGTGGCGGATGCACGTGGCGGTGGGGCGGTTGCGGTCCGGGGAGGTGCCGGTGGCCGTGGTGGCGCGGGAGCTGGGGTATCTGTCGGAGGCGGCGTTCAGCCGGGCGTTCAAGCGGATCGCCGGGGTCTCCCCCGGTTCGGTGCGGCGGGCGGGGCCGTTGGCAGGGTTGCTGGGCTAG
- a CDS encoding LLM class flavin-dependent oxidoreductase, whose amino-acid sequence MRFAIYVPCYGPYGDPALLVELAVAAEQAGWDGFFMWDHLVAAPPVADPWVTLGAVAARTSRIRFGPMIVPLPRRRPWKLAAEAGTLQRLSGGRLLLGLGMGVPRDYAQFGEAEPAAARAGRFREGVELLGRFFAGERVHHEGANFQVSDVEFAPVRVPLWTSGLWPRKAPFLAAARVDGLFPIVRDEDGFVLPTPEQAGRIKADFVASGGRVEVDLALWGSGVQPSAGQVSEYADAGVSWLLWDGWRRSVAELRAVVAAGPPR is encoded by the coding sequence ATGCGGTTCGCGATCTATGTGCCCTGTTATGGCCCGTATGGGGATCCGGCGTTGCTGGTGGAGCTGGCGGTGGCCGCCGAGCAGGCCGGGTGGGACGGGTTTTTCATGTGGGATCACCTGGTGGCGGCGCCGCCGGTGGCTGATCCGTGGGTGACGCTGGGTGCGGTGGCGGCGCGGACCAGCCGGATCCGGTTCGGGCCGATGATCGTGCCACTCCCCCGTCGTCGGCCGTGGAAGCTGGCGGCCGAGGCGGGCACGTTGCAGCGGTTGTCGGGTGGGCGGTTGTTGCTGGGGCTGGGTATGGGGGTGCCGCGGGACTACGCGCAGTTCGGGGAGGCTGAGCCTGCCGCGGCGCGGGCCGGGCGGTTCCGCGAGGGTGTGGAGTTGCTGGGGCGGTTCTTCGCCGGTGAGCGGGTGCACCATGAGGGGGCGAATTTCCAGGTCAGTGATGTGGAGTTCGCGCCGGTGCGGGTGCCGTTGTGGACGAGTGGGTTGTGGCCGCGCAAGGCGCCGTTCCTGGCCGCGGCGCGGGTGGACGGGTTGTTCCCGATCGTGCGGGATGAGGATGGGTTCGTGTTGCCGACGCCGGAGCAGGCGGGGCGGATCAAGGCGGATTTCGTCGCTTCGGGTGGTCGGGTGGAGGTGGATCTGGCGTTGTGGGGCAGTGGGGTGCAGCCGTCGGCCGGTCAGGTGTCGGAGTACGCCGATGCCGGGGTGAGCTGGTTGTTGTGGGATGGGTGGCGGCGTTCGGTGGCGGAGTTGCGGGCGGTGGTGGCCGCCGGTCCCCCGCGGTGA
- a CDS encoding DUF4333 domain-containing protein yields the protein MIGNGLARCGVLLLTAALAGCAGPPRGATPPGKPAVPVFDQDRLEFGVRSVLVDRYEVTGLDIVRCPSGQPIEDARIFSCLAVLSGESKQVRVTVRGANGTFEVDRPG from the coding sequence ATGATCGGAAACGGCCTGGCCAGGTGCGGGGTGCTGCTGCTGACGGCGGCGCTGGCCGGGTGCGCCGGTCCCCCTCGCGGGGCCACTCCCCCGGGCAAGCCCGCGGTGCCGGTGTTCGACCAGGACCGGCTGGAGTTCGGGGTGCGGTCGGTGCTGGTGGACCGGTACGAGGTGACCGGGCTGGACATCGTGCGGTGTCCCAGTGGGCAGCCGATCGAGGACGCGCGGATCTTCTCCTGCCTGGCGGTGCTGTCCGGGGAGTCCAAGCAGGTGCGGGTGACGGTGCGCGGGGCCAACGGGACCTTCGAGGTGGATCGGCCCGGATAA
- a CDS encoding MFS transporter translates to MLVPARPVIMGLGAGFARLWVVGTVSAVGDGVTMVAGPLLAAALTRDPVQVAGLAVAQQSAGLVFGLPGGALVDRVGRRRVLVVAALTRSVALAVLGLVLLAGQASLWLLYLVFFVVGCAGVVFENAASTMVPALVGPAGLARAHGRLLGSAVVGRDLLAKPVGAMLFVVAVWVPFLVDAGALLLVAALCLRLPAGVAERGGPRGSLWAEMAGGVRWLLRHRVLRALTAVIAVSNVALGAMAAVLVLIARERLGLGEVGYGLLLVAAAVGGVLGGLLADRLIGWLGVPVFLRAGFALEAVAHLVLAVSREVVVVAAALMVFWGYLVVSSTVGASLRQSLVPAELLGRVHSSYRWLSGAAMLAGSALGGVLARYFGLAAPFWLGAVGVGLLVLVFPVRVFRGVTLATTR, encoded by the coding sequence GTGCTGGTTCCGGCGCGTCCAGTGATCATGGGGCTGGGTGCGGGTTTTGCCAGGTTGTGGGTGGTGGGCACGGTCTCGGCGGTCGGCGATGGGGTGACGATGGTGGCCGGGCCGTTGCTGGCCGCGGCGTTGACCAGGGATCCGGTGCAGGTGGCCGGGTTGGCGGTGGCGCAGCAGTCGGCGGGGCTGGTGTTCGGGTTGCCGGGTGGGGCGCTGGTGGACCGGGTGGGTCGGCGGCGGGTGCTGGTGGTGGCGGCGCTGACGCGGTCGGTGGCCCTGGCGGTGCTGGGGTTGGTGTTGCTGGCCGGGCAGGCGTCGTTGTGGTTGCTGTACCTGGTGTTCTTCGTGGTCGGGTGTGCGGGGGTGGTGTTCGAGAACGCGGCGAGCACGATGGTGCCCGCGTTGGTGGGGCCCGCGGGGTTGGCGCGGGCGCATGGGCGGTTGCTGGGGTCGGCGGTGGTGGGGCGGGATCTGCTGGCCAAGCCGGTGGGTGCGATGTTGTTCGTGGTGGCGGTGTGGGTGCCGTTCCTGGTGGACGCCGGGGCGTTGTTGCTGGTGGCGGCGTTGTGTCTGCGGTTGCCTGCGGGGGTGGCGGAGCGGGGTGGGCCGCGGGGGTCGTTGTGGGCGGAGATGGCCGGTGGGGTGCGGTGGTTGCTGCGGCACCGGGTGTTGCGGGCGTTGACGGCGGTGATCGCGGTGTCGAATGTGGCGCTGGGGGCGATGGCGGCGGTGCTGGTGCTGATCGCGCGGGAGCGGCTGGGGCTCGGGGAGGTCGGGTACGGCCTGTTGCTGGTGGCCGCGGCGGTGGGCGGGGTGCTGGGTGGGTTGCTGGCGGATCGCCTGATCGGGTGGCTTGGGGTGCCGGTGTTCCTGCGGGCGGGGTTCGCGCTGGAGGCGGTGGCGCACCTGGTGCTGGCGGTGAGCCGGGAGGTGGTCGTGGTGGCCGCGGCGCTGATGGTTTTCTGGGGTTATCTGGTGGTGTCCTCGACGGTGGGGGCCTCGTTGCGGCAGTCGTTGGTGCCCGCTGAGCTGCTGGGACGGGTGCACAGCAGTTATCGGTGGCTGTCCGGGGCTGCGATGCTGGCGGGGTCCGCGCTGGGTGGGGTGCTGGCGCGGTATTTTGGGTTGGCCGCGCCGTTCTGGTTGGGTGCGGTGGGGGTCGGGTTGCTGGTGCTGGTGTTCCCGGTGCGGGTGTTCCGTGGGGTCACCCTCGCCACCACCAGGTGA
- a CDS encoding anthrone oxygenase family protein: MIALTVVAESTTAILTGLFFTFSAVVMPALAKRPAQEAAEVMRQVNRTIVNPLFLLAFLGAPISSAVLAVLEGFPLLPTIAAVLVVGGMLAVTAIVNVPMNNALDAADPATPAGQELWRGFLRRWTGWNHLRTIACLGATVLYALA, encoded by the coding sequence ATGATCGCGCTGACCGTCGTCGCCGAGAGCACCACCGCCATCCTGACCGGCCTGTTCTTCACCTTCTCCGCCGTGGTGATGCCCGCACTGGCCAAACGCCCGGCGCAGGAGGCCGCCGAGGTCATGCGGCAGGTCAACCGCACCATCGTGAACCCGCTGTTCCTGCTGGCCTTCCTGGGCGCGCCGATCAGCAGCGCGGTGCTGGCGGTGCTCGAGGGCTTCCCGCTGCTGCCCACCATCGCCGCCGTGCTGGTGGTAGGGGGGATGCTCGCGGTGACGGCCATCGTGAACGTGCCGATGAACAACGCCCTGGACGCCGCCGACCCGGCCACGCCGGCGGGGCAGGAGCTGTGGCGCGGCTTCCTGCGCCGCTGGACCGGGTGGAACCACCTGCGCACGATCGCCTGCCTCGGCGCCACCGTCCTGTACGCCCTGGCGTGA
- a CDS encoding SRPBCC domain-containing protein, producing the protein MTTPSPADDTTRLPDGRLALRLERHLTHSREKVWRALTTPEHLSVWYPFPAVELDLRPGGVIRFDNGEGGTLDGEVIAVDPPRLFAFREVDDHLSLELHEEPTGCRLILTHTFAETAGYENYTTGWIKCLDALDATLTTQPTPT; encoded by the coding sequence ATGACCACCCCATCCCCCGCCGACGACACCACCCGCCTGCCCGACGGCCGCCTCGCCCTGCGCCTGGAACGCCACCTGACCCACTCCCGGGAGAAGGTCTGGCGCGCCCTGACCACCCCGGAACACCTCAGCGTCTGGTACCCCTTCCCCGCGGTCGAGCTGGACCTGCGCCCCGGCGGCGTGATCCGCTTCGACAACGGCGAGGGCGGCACCCTGGACGGCGAGGTGATCGCGGTCGACCCACCCCGCCTGTTCGCCTTCCGCGAGGTCGACGACCACCTGAGCCTGGAGTTGCACGAGGAGCCCACCGGCTGCCGCCTGATCCTGACCCACACCTTCGCCGAGACCGCGGGCTACGAGAACTACACCACCGGCTGGATCAAGTGCCTGGACGCCCTGGACGCCACCCTCACCACCCAACCCACCCCCACCTGA
- a CDS encoding DUF6192 family protein has product MTRPSTTYPPTSCAARRWPRPAWPGRGHRQTGDQPGPGGSLDAGGGHRAPALPDPARTGPHHRVRAALEWTESAVDTGNTSLDEGLAKLLRGQ; this is encoded by the coding sequence CTGACGCGGCCATCCACGACCTACCCACCGACTTCCTGCGCCGCCCGTCGGTGGCCTCGGCCAGCATGGCCTGGCCGAGGCCACCGCCAAACGGGCGATCAACCGGGCCCAGGTGGATCACTCGATGCAGGCGGTGGACATCGTGCGCCAGCGCTCCCCGATCCAGCGCGAACTGGCCCACACCACCGGGTCCGGGCGGCGCTGGAGTGGACGGAGAGCGCGGTCGACACCGGCAACACCAGCCTGGACGAGGGCCTGGCCAAGCTGCTGCGCGGACAGTGA